The Cohaesibacter gelatinilyticus genome contains the following window.
TCCATCGGTTTATCCTATCTAGCGCAAACCCATGAAAGCCTCCATTACCTACTGTAATTATTAGGCCGTATACTCATAAATGAGCTGGATTTGGTCTGAAACACGATCCAAATTCCAGTCCCATATTGACCATCTTTTTATAATACGATATGCAGTATCTTGCAATATTTTGCAGGATTATGCATGAATCTGAATATTCCAGATACAAGACAATCGGAACTTGCCACCCGCCTGAAAGAAGGCCAGCAGCTCGTCGCAATTGAGCTTGCCCACGAATTTGGTGTGTCCATTGATACAATACGTCGAGACATTCTTGCGCTGGAAGCGCAAGGCAAAGCACACCGAGTGCGCGGTGGCGCCGTACCAATTGCAGCTCCCGCAGCGCCACTCCATGTACGCCTGACAGATGGCCCACCACCTGACAAAAACCTGATCCAGTCAGCAATTCGCGAAATCGGTGACGCCCCGACGCTCTTGGTGGATGGAGGACAGACGATATTATGCGTGATCGAACACTTGCCCAAACAACAAGGGCGATTGGTCATCACACCATCACCATGGGTTGCCATTGCCTGTCAGGAAAGAGGCATCGCCGTATTCATGCTCGGTGGTACATTACGGCCCTTGGGCGGAATTACCACTGGAGACACAACCACCACTCGCATTGCAGAACTTTATGCCGACATAGCCCTCATTGGTGCCTGTGGCATTGAGGCCGACTTTGGCTTGAGTTCTGACGATCATGACGAAGCCATGATGAAACGTGCCATGCATGAAGCAGCGAACCGAACCATCATTGTGACGGATAAAGCCAAAATCGGACGGCGCGCACGCTACCAAACATTGACCATGTCGGATATCGATACCGTGATAACAGACGCTAGCAGCGAGATGACAAAGACATTGCAGGCCTCTGGAACAAGAGTGGTAACAAGCCAATGACGAACACTACAGACACAGTCATGGTGCCCAAAGACCCAATCAGGCCTGATATTTCAACCACGGCACCTGCCCGTCTGGCAACACGGCTTGCATTCTTTGCAGCTGGCTTTGCCATGGCGTGTTGCGCGCCCCTTTTTCCGTTTTTCAAGGAGAATGTGGCCGCTGACAAGGCTCAATTTGGCGCGCTCCTTCTCTGTCTTGGGCTCGGGTCTCTCATTGCCATGCCTGCGACAGGGATGATTGCTGCACGACGCGGAGCTCGGCCGCTGATCCTGACAGGCGGTTATGGATTGGTTGTATTGTTGCCACTTATGGCTCTGGCACAATCACCAATGGCACTCGGAGCGGCGCTTCTTGTTTTTGGCGCATTCCTTGGCGCAATCGATGTGGCAATGAATGTGCACGGAGCGGAAGTCGAAGCTCTGGAAAAACGCCCTCTGATGTCAAACTTTCATGCACATTGGAGCATCGGCGGTTTTTGCGGCGCGGGGTTGATGACATTGCTCTTATCCTTGTCGGTCCCGGTTCTGGCATGTGCCTGCATAGGGGCCGCTACGGCATTGATCGCAATGCTGATAGCCCGACCTTGCTTCCTCAATGTCACGGGTAAAGAACCGGAACCCTTTGTCATGCCGCGTGGCATTGTCCTTCTTCTGGCCGCTCTTACCTGCATCATCTTTCTTGTCG
Protein-coding sequences here:
- a CDS encoding DeoR/GlpR family DNA-binding transcription regulator; protein product: MNLNIPDTRQSELATRLKEGQQLVAIELAHEFGVSIDTIRRDILALEAQGKAHRVRGGAVPIAAPAAPLHVRLTDGPPPDKNLIQSAIREIGDAPTLLVDGGQTILCVIEHLPKQQGRLVITPSPWVAIACQERGIAVFMLGGTLRPLGGITTGDTTTTRIAELYADIALIGACGIEADFGLSSDDHDEAMMKRAMHEAANRTIIVTDKAKIGRRARYQTLTMSDIDTVITDASSEMTKTLQASGTRVVTSQ
- a CDS encoding MFS transporter; this translates as MTNTTDTVMVPKDPIRPDISTTAPARLATRLAFFAAGFAMACCAPLFPFFKENVAADKAQFGALLLCLGLGSLIAMPATGMIAARRGARPLILTGGYGLVVLLPLMALAQSPMALGAALLVFGAFLGAIDVAMNVHGAEVEALEKRPLMSNFHAHWSIGGFCGAGLMTLLLSLSVPVLACACIGAATALIAMLIARPCFLNVTGKEPEPFVMPRGIVLLLAALTCIIFLVEGAVLDWGALLIIDRDLSSPKNAGTGYILFSIAMLIGRLTGDRLIAKAGEFATLVCGGLIAMTGLGVILLSSNLIVALSGFVLIGLGAANLVPILFSAAGRQNLMPPGIAIAAVTTTGYAGLLMGPAIIGFLSDILSLSIAFWLLALLTMIVPLSARWVVSQKNRD